The following are encoded together in the Chloroflexota bacterium genome:
- a CDS encoding valine--tRNA ligase produces MSPKEMPKTYDPTATEERLYKWWESQGYFRPRIDPAKQPWTITMPPPNVTGALHLGHAITAAIEDLMTRWHRMRGEPTLFLPGSDHAGIATQNVVERELAKQGISRHDLGREKFIEKCWEWKHVYHRRITDQHRKLGVSCDWERERFTLDEGLSRAVRTAFVRLYERGLIYRGTYLVNWCPRCTSAISDLEVEHEEQATHLWYVRYPLLNDDWSGPRHEWGSGRWAEGATEYIQVATTRPETILGDTAVAVNPNDERHAGLIGRQAVLPAIGRVIPIIGSLTVDTAFGTGAVKVTPAHDPTDYEIGLQHGLEAPIVMDEESRMNELAGPYQGQDRFECRRNLVADLDKEGLLVKIEPYTHAVGTCQRCHTIVEPRISTQWFVRIKPLAEPALQAVQDGRIRIVPERFVKIYTNWMENIRDWCISRQLWWGHRIPVWYCDDCGAQTTGLTDPTACGSCGSKNIRQDPDVLDTWFSSGLWPFSTLGWPDDTEDMRYFYPTTVRETGYDILFFWVAREIMLGLAMTGEVPYRVVYLHGLVRNAQGKKISKSMPDADKYDPLNVIDEYGADALRFTLVTGSTPGQDMKLSPERIASNRNFANKIWNAARFVLSNLGDEPPAPDPWALALEPVDRWILSRLSRLISDVNRLMEDYQFGEAGRQIYDFLWGEYCDWYIEATKPRLYAEAENPRITSRQAALSVLVYVLERALRLLHPFMPFVTEEIWQNLPHEGEALIIAPWPEPGPRDEAAEREMGALMDAIRAIRNARAEYNVEAGKPIEAHIAAGSFYETFAAQRDILVRLARLDPQRLELAPALARRPDKALALMFPGVEVYLPLAGMVDVDKERARLTKELERVAADIARSEKLLANEGFVRKAPEDVVEEEREKLAALRDRKTRLEEQVRVLGA; encoded by the coding sequence ATGAGCCCCAAGGAAATGCCGAAAACCTACGACCCGACCGCCACCGAGGAGCGCCTCTACAAATGGTGGGAGTCGCAGGGCTATTTCCGCCCGCGCATAGACCCGGCGAAGCAGCCCTGGACCATCACCATGCCGCCGCCCAACGTTACCGGCGCGCTCCACCTGGGCCACGCTATCACCGCCGCCATTGAGGACCTGATGACGCGCTGGCACCGTATGCGCGGCGAGCCGACGCTGTTCCTCCCCGGCTCGGACCACGCGGGCATCGCCACGCAGAACGTGGTGGAGCGCGAACTGGCGAAGCAGGGCATCTCCCGTCATGACCTGGGCCGCGAGAAATTCATAGAGAAGTGCTGGGAGTGGAAGCACGTCTACCACCGCCGCATCACCGACCAGCACCGCAAACTCGGCGTCTCGTGCGATTGGGAGCGCGAACGCTTCACGCTGGACGAGGGCCTGTCGCGCGCCGTGCGCACCGCTTTCGTGCGCCTGTACGAGCGCGGCCTCATCTATCGCGGCACCTACCTGGTCAACTGGTGCCCGCGCTGCACCTCGGCCATCTCGGACCTGGAGGTGGAGCACGAGGAGCAGGCCACCCACCTGTGGTACGTGCGCTATCCCCTGCTGAATGACGACTGGAGCGGACCGCGACACGAGTGGGGCAGTGGGCGCTGGGCCGAGGGCGCTACGGAGTACATCCAGGTGGCCACCACCCGCCCCGAGACCATCCTGGGCGACACAGCCGTCGCCGTCAACCCCAACGACGAGCGCCACGCCGGCCTCATCGGGCGGCAGGCCGTCCTGCCTGCCATCGGCCGCGTCATCCCCATCATCGGCAGCCTGACGGTGGACACGGCCTTCGGCACCGGCGCGGTCAAGGTAACCCCCGCCCATGACCCCACCGACTACGAAATCGGCCTTCAGCACGGGCTGGAAGCCCCCATCGTCATGGACGAGGAAAGCCGCATGAACGAACTGGCCGGCCCCTACCAGGGCCAGGACCGATTTGAGTGCCGCCGCAACCTGGTGGCCGACCTGGACAAGGAGGGCCTGCTCGTCAAGATTGAGCCGTACACCCATGCGGTGGGCACGTGCCAGCGCTGTCACACCATCGTTGAGCCGCGCATCTCCACCCAGTGGTTCGTGCGCATCAAGCCCCTGGCCGAGCCGGCGCTTCAGGCCGTCCAGGATGGCCGCATCCGCATCGTGCCCGAACGCTTCGTCAAAATCTACACCAACTGGATGGAGAACATCCGCGACTGGTGTATTTCGCGCCAACTGTGGTGGGGGCATCGCATCCCCGTCTGGTACTGCGACGACTGCGGCGCGCAAACGACGGGCCTTACGGATCCGACGGCGTGCGGCTCCTGCGGGAGCAAGAACATCCGCCAAGACCCCGACGTGCTGGACACGTGGTTCTCGTCGGGCCTTTGGCCCTTCTCCACGCTGGGCTGGCCCGACGACACCGAGGACATGCGCTACTTCTACCCGACCACGGTGCGCGAGACCGGCTACGACATCCTGTTCTTCTGGGTGGCGCGGGAGATCATGCTCGGCCTGGCGATGACCGGCGAAGTGCCCTACCGCGTCGTGTACCTGCACGGCCTGGTGCGCAACGCCCAGGGCAAGAAGATCTCCAAGTCCATGCCCGACGCCGACAAGTACGACCCGCTCAACGTGATTGACGAGTACGGCGCCGACGCGCTGCGCTTCACCCTGGTTACCGGCAGCACGCCCGGCCAGGACATGAAACTCTCGCCCGAACGCATCGCGTCCAACCGCAACTTCGCCAACAAGATTTGGAACGCGGCGCGGTTCGTGCTGTCCAACCTGGGCGACGAACCACCGGCGCCGGATCCCTGGGCGCTCGCGCTGGAGCCGGTGGATCGGTGGATTCTCAGCCGCCTGAGCCGCCTCATCTCCGACGTCAACCGGCTGATGGAGGACTACCAGTTCGGCGAGGCAGGCCGCCAAATCTACGACTTCCTCTGGGGCGAGTACTGCGACTGGTACATTGAGGCCACCAAGCCGCGCCTGTACGCAGAGGCCGAGAATCCGCGGATAACCTCAAGGCAGGCGGCGCTGTCGGTGCTGGTGTACGTGCTGGAGCGCGCCCTGCGCCTGCTGCACCCGTTCATGCCGTTCGTAACCGAGGAGATATGGCAGAACCTGCCCCATGAGGGCGAGGCGCTCATCATCGCGCCGTGGCCCGAACCCGGCCCTCGCGACGAGGCCGCCGAGCGGGAGATGGGCGCGCTGATGGACGCCATCCGCGCCATCCGTAACGCCCGCGCCGAGTACAACGTGGAGGCCGGCAAGCCGATAGAGGCGCACATCGCCGCCGGATCCTTCTACGAGACTTTCGCGGCGCAGCGCGACATCCTGGTGCGCCTGGCGCGGCTGGACCCACAGCGGCTGGAACTGGCCCCTGCCCTGGCCCGCCGACCCGACAAGGCGCTGGCCCTGATGTTCCCGGGCGTGGAGGTGTACCTGCCGCTGGCCGGCATGGTGGACGTGGACAAGGAGCGTGCGCGGCTCACGAAGGAGTTGGAACGCGTCGCCGCCGACATCGCGCGCTCCGAGAAACTCCTGGCCAACGAGGGGTTCGTCCGCAAAGCGCCGGAGGACGTGGTGGAGGAGGAGCGGGAGAAACTGGCCGCCCTGCGCGACCGCAAGACGCGCCTGGAGGAACAGGTGCGCGTGCTGGGGGCCTAG
- a CDS encoding zinc ribbon domain-containing protein, with amino-acid sequence MTTLSSILGSDQQPDARTYWGKISAEGLARALVAHFQTPTTRAQMTGDRTRILVQIGNRPVEPSDPATALTVGVVQDEDSITVTMGQQKWIGIAADLARTGIMALINPWYLLGELDNVARNVDWLALRNQVWEVIDQYCHSVGGRLGIPPELKQVVCPYCGVGNPVGQPKCSACGAPLGEYQPITCPKCGYLLPWNKRFCTRCGASLTGDKPARPKQKRSALI; translated from the coding sequence ATGACAACGCTCAGTTCTATTCTGGGAAGCGACCAACAACCCGACGCGCGCACCTACTGGGGCAAAATCTCCGCCGAGGGACTCGCCCGCGCCCTGGTGGCGCATTTCCAGACCCCGACAACGCGCGCCCAGATGACAGGCGACCGCACCCGCATCCTGGTTCAGATCGGGAATCGGCCCGTGGAGCCGTCGGATCCGGCGACCGCGCTCACCGTCGGCGTCGTCCAGGACGAGGACAGCATCACGGTTACCATGGGCCAGCAGAAGTGGATCGGCATCGCAGCCGACCTGGCCAGGACCGGCATCATGGCCCTCATCAACCCCTGGTACCTGCTGGGCGAACTGGACAACGTGGCGCGTAACGTGGACTGGCTGGCCCTGCGCAATCAGGTGTGGGAGGTCATTGACCAGTACTGCCATTCGGTGGGCGGCAGACTGGGAATCCCGCCGGAACTCAAGCAGGTCGTTTGCCCATATTGCGGCGTGGGCAACCCCGTGGGCCAACCCAAATGCTCGGCGTGCGGCGCGCCCCTGGGCGAGTACCAGCCCATCACTTGCCCCAAGTGCGGGTACCTGCTCCCCTGGAACAAGCGGTTCTGCACCCGCTGCGGCGCGTCGCTCACCGGCGACAAGCCCGCCCGCCCCAAGCAGAAGCGTTCGGCGCTCATCTAG
- a CDS encoding nucleoside phosphorylase, with product MRRRRYPILEFDPAREAVIHPSNVVAPADVPARCVVCFFREVLVGLEQGGQARRVACFRSEIGEIPVYAVDMDGEPVATFQPGVGASLSAALLEQAIALGCRKFIACGGAGVLRRDIAAGHLVVPTSAVRDEGTSYHYLPPGREVAASPEAVAAVERALQRRGEPYLTGKTWTTDAPYRETRDKVRMRRAEGCLTVEMEAAAFFAVAQFRGVPFAQILYGGDDVSGAEWDPRGWHRRTTVRENLFWLAAEACVEM from the coding sequence GTGCGGCGAAGGCGCTACCCCATCCTGGAATTTGACCCCGCGCGCGAGGCGGTGATCCATCCCAGCAACGTGGTCGCGCCTGCCGACGTGCCGGCGCGGTGCGTCGTGTGCTTCTTCCGCGAGGTACTGGTCGGGCTGGAGCAGGGCGGGCAGGCCCGCCGCGTCGCCTGCTTCCGGAGCGAAATCGGAGAGATTCCCGTGTACGCGGTGGACATGGACGGAGAGCCGGTGGCGACGTTTCAGCCCGGGGTGGGCGCGTCCCTGTCCGCGGCGCTGCTGGAGCAGGCCATCGCGCTGGGCTGCCGCAAGTTCATCGCGTGCGGCGGCGCGGGCGTGCTCCGGCGCGACATCGCCGCCGGTCATCTGGTTGTGCCCACATCCGCCGTGCGCGATGAGGGCACGTCGTACCACTACCTGCCGCCCGGACGCGAAGTCGCGGCCAGCCCGGAGGCGGTTGCCGCTGTGGAGCGCGCGCTCCAAAGGCGGGGCGAGCCCTACCTCACCGGCAAGACGTGGACGACCGACGCCCCCTACCGCGAAACGCGGGACAAGGTGCGCATGCGCCGGGCTGAAGGATGCCTCACGGTGGAAATGGAGGCCGCGGCCTTCTTCGCAGTGGCGCAGTTTCGGGGCGTGCCGTTCGCGCAAATCCTGTACGGCGGCGACGATGTCAGCGGCGCGGAGTGGGACCCGCGAGGCTGGCACAGGCGGACCACGGTGCGCGAAAACCTGTTCTGGCTGGCCGCGGAGGCGTGCGTGGAGATGTAA
- a CDS encoding FprA family A-type flavoprotein: MRPIGSNVYLLGAVDWDRRLFDSLIPLPDGTSYNAYLVRGSEKTALLDTVDRAMTEVLMAQLADVPKVDYVVAHHAEQDHSGAIPAVLAKYPDARVIATPKGKDMLMDLLFIPEERFITVGDGETLSLGDKTLQFVHAPWVHWPETMVTYLAEDRILFSCDFFGSHIATSDVYVTDEGRVREAAKRYFAEIMMPFRAIIAKNLEKVRALDVGMIAPSHGPIYDWPGFILDAYDEWVSGEPKNVAVVAYVSMHGSTQKMVEFLVSALVERGVRVEQFSLPVTDIGKLAMALVDAATLVVGTPTVLVGPHPAAVYAAYLANAIRAKAKFATVIGSYGWGTKAVETIAGMIPNLKAEILPPVYCKGHPREADFEALRALADTIAAKHAELGQG, from the coding sequence ATGAGACCCATCGGCTCCAACGTGTACCTGTTAGGGGCGGTGGACTGGGACAGGCGGCTGTTTGACTCGCTGATTCCGCTCCCCGACGGCACGAGTTACAACGCCTACCTGGTGCGCGGCAGCGAGAAGACGGCGCTGCTGGACACCGTGGACCGCGCCATGACCGAGGTCCTGATGGCGCAACTGGCCGACGTGCCCAAGGTGGACTACGTCGTGGCCCACCACGCCGAACAGGATCATTCGGGCGCCATCCCCGCCGTGCTGGCGAAATACCCGGATGCGCGGGTCATCGCCACGCCCAAGGGCAAGGACATGCTGATGGATTTGCTCTTCATCCCGGAGGAGCGATTCATCACCGTGGGCGACGGCGAGACGCTTTCGCTGGGCGACAAGACGCTGCAATTTGTCCACGCGCCCTGGGTGCATTGGCCCGAGACCATGGTTACGTACTTGGCCGAGGATCGGATTCTGTTCTCGTGCGACTTCTTCGGCTCGCACATCGCCACCAGCGACGTGTACGTAACCGACGAGGGGCGCGTGCGCGAGGCGGCCAAGCGGTATTTCGCCGAGATCATGATGCCGTTCCGCGCCATCATCGCAAAGAACCTGGAGAAAGTGAGGGCGCTGGACGTCGGCATGATTGCGCCCAGCCACGGCCCTATCTACGATTGGCCCGGGTTCATCCTGGATGCCTACGATGAGTGGGTTTCGGGCGAGCCGAAGAACGTGGCTGTAGTGGCCTATGTCTCCATGCACGGCAGCACGCAGAAGATGGTGGAGTTCCTTGTGAGCGCGCTGGTGGAGCGGGGCGTGCGCGTGGAGCAGTTCAGCCTGCCGGTTACGGACATCGGCAAACTGGCGATGGCACTGGTGGATGCCGCCACGCTCGTGGTGGGCACGCCGACGGTGCTGGTGGGGCCGCATCCCGCTGCGGTGTACGCGGCGTACCTGGCGAACGCCATCCGCGCCAAGGCGAAGTTCGCCACGGTCATCGGCTCGTATGGCTGGGGCACCAAGGCGGTGGAGACCATCGCGGGGATGATCCCCAACCTGAAGGCCGAAATCCTGCCGCCGGTGTATTGCAAGGGGCATCCGCGCGAGGCGGACTTTGAGGCGCTGCGCGCGCTGGCCGACACGATCGCGGCTAAGCACGCGGAACTGGGGCAGGGGTAG
- a CDS encoding sulfite exporter TauE/SafE family protein — MDVIQILLFLLLGLVAGVLSGLVGIGGGTIIIPVLVFLFGFTQHKAQGTTLALMVPPIGILAAWTYYKQGFVDIRAAVLIVLGFFLGGLLGARVAVGIPDAVLRKVFGVYLLVVAAQMFFGKS, encoded by the coding sequence ATGGATGTGATCCAGATTCTGCTGTTCTTGCTCTTGGGGCTCGTCGCCGGCGTGTTGAGCGGGCTGGTGGGAATCGGCGGCGGCACCATCATCATCCCCGTGCTGGTCTTCCTGTTCGGGTTCACGCAGCACAAGGCCCAGGGCACCACGCTCGCCCTCATGGTCCCGCCCATCGGCATCCTGGCAGCGTGGACGTACTACAAGCAGGGGTTTGTGGACATTCGCGCGGCCGTGCTCATCGTGCTGGGGTTTTTCCTCGGCGGGCTTCTCGGCGCGCGCGTCGCCGTGGGCATCCCCGACGCTGTGCTGCGGAAGGTATTCGGGGTTTACCTGCTCGTCGTCGCCGCGCAGATGTTTTTCGGCAAGAGTTAG
- a CDS encoding carbohydrate kinase family protein, with protein sequence MSPILISGLINVETTLRVDGFPLEYAPVRYPFFGINSTVCGVGYNIAKALATLGDAVRLVSIIGEDAAGALARHALAADAISDEFVIAGAPHTAQSVILYDPDGRRQIHVDLKDIQERAYPEALFDRAAQGCDLAVLCNINFSRPFLRKARAMGMTVATDVHAIADLDDAYNRDFMAAADILFMSDERLPCGPEEWARQVMSRYGPQVVVIGLGARGALLAVRGGAMERIPAVRTRPVVNTIGAGDALFACFVHYYRKTRDPYEAPRKAVVFASYKIGESGAAEGFLTEAELERLCAGGHSVHHRGRGE encoded by the coding sequence ATGTCCCCCATCCTCATCTCCGGCCTCATCAACGTAGAGACCACCCTGCGCGTGGACGGGTTCCCGCTGGAATACGCGCCGGTGCGGTATCCGTTCTTCGGCATCAACTCTACCGTGTGCGGCGTGGGCTACAACATCGCCAAGGCGCTGGCGACGCTGGGGGATGCCGTGCGGCTGGTGTCCATCATCGGCGAGGACGCCGCCGGGGCGCTGGCGCGGCACGCGCTCGCCGCCGATGCCATCTCGGACGAGTTTGTCATCGCGGGCGCGCCCCACACCGCCCAGTCGGTCATCCTCTACGACCCCGACGGGCGGCGGCAGATTCACGTGGACCTCAAGGACATCCAGGAGCGCGCCTACCCCGAAGCCCTGTTTGACCGCGCCGCGCAGGGGTGCGACCTGGCCGTGCTGTGCAACATCAACTTCTCCCGCCCCTTCCTCCGCAAGGCGCGGGCAATGGGCATGACCGTCGCAACGGACGTCCACGCCATCGCCGACCTGGACGACGCCTACAATCGCGACTTCATGGCCGCGGCGGACATCCTGTTCATGAGCGACGAGCGGCTGCCATGCGGGCCAGAGGAGTGGGCGCGGCAGGTGATGAGCCGCTATGGGCCGCAGGTCGTCGTCATCGGGCTGGGGGCGCGGGGCGCGCTGCTGGCCGTCCGCGGCGGCGCGATGGAGCGCATCCCCGCCGTCCGCACCCGGCCTGTGGTCAACACCATCGGCGCGGGCGACGCGCTGTTCGCGTGCTTTGTCCACTATTACCGCAAAACCCGCGATCCCTACGAGGCCCCGCGCAAGGCCGTGGTCTTCGCATCGTACAAGATCGGCGAATCGGGCGCAGCCGAAGGGTTCCTTACCGAGGCCGAACTGGAGCGCCTGTGCGCCGGGGGCCACTCCGTTCACCACCGAGGCCGCGGAGAATAG